The following are encoded in a window of Panicum virgatum strain AP13 chromosome 5N, P.virgatum_v5, whole genome shotgun sequence genomic DNA:
- the LOC120674253 gene encoding WD repeat-containing protein 13-like, with protein MAAPADSASPECPAAPSMPTDPDFLSCVLQPPAPSSSRPDADYTALRRLLLRRKPPSALQHRMDWWCNGKGYVAYRNFLLRRIDGGSAHSTPSNSGRWAASPGPALSEADSWSSLRDLRTNNSGLSRTVSISSKQSDTERHVRFAEPAYSFVGMHCIFDSCKTSVTILKFGRASSDLLAYGAADGSLTVCQVSEPPSVLQKLIGHSKNITDFDFSSNNQYIASCSLDKTVRVWEISKGTCIRVVYGVTSQLCICFHPVNNNLLLVGNSNKEINAINFSTGRVISKLNFDDAVTALDIDHTGQLIFAGDAQGYIYTVSVNSHTGSLSRTHKNKSSKSKSPITTIQYRTFSLVARCPVLLSCAQDGYLSFFSIATDAKGYLTLISSLKLASRVQTIRASFCPFLSLEKGEFIVTGSEDANVYFYDLARPKNSCVNKLQGHGSPVIGVAWNHGENLLASSDSDGTVIVWKRAKTN; from the exons ATGGCCGCCCCCGCCGACTCCGCCTCCCCGGAGtgccccgccgccccctccaTGCCCACGGACCCGGACTTCCTCAGCTGCGTCCTCCAGCCCCcggccccttcctcctcccgccccgACGCCGACTAcaccgccctccgccgcctgctcctccgCCGCAAGCCGCCCTCCGCCCTCCAGCACCGCATG GACTGGTGGTGCAACGGCAAGGGCTACGTCGCCTACCGCAACTTCCTCCTCCGGCGCATCGACGGCGGCAGCGCCCACAGTACGCCCAGCAACAG TGGAAGGTGGGCTGCCTCTCCTGGCCCTGCACTCTCCGAGGCAGACAGCTGGAGTTCTCTCCGG GACTTGAGAACTAATAACAGTGGTTTAAGCCGCACTGTAAGCATCAGTTCAAAGCAGAGTGATACTGAGCGCCATGTTAGATTCGCTGAGCCTGCATACTCATTTGTTGGAATGCATTGCATTTTTGACAGCTGCAAAACCTCAG TTACGATATTGAAATTTGGTCGCGCAAGTTCTGATCTGCTTGCGTATGGTGCGGCAGATGGCAGTCTAACGGTTTGCCAAGTTTCTGAGCCACCATCTGTTCTTCAAAAATTGATAGGGCACTCTAAAAATATCACAG ATTTTGATTTTTCATCTAATAACCAGTACATTGCTTCATGCTCCCTGGATAAAACTGTGCGAGTATGGGAAATCTCTAAAGGCACGTGCATTAGGGTTGTATATGGAGTTACTTCCCAGCTATGCATCTGCTTTCATCCT GTGAACAATAACTTGCTTTTAGTTGGCAACTCAAACAAGGAAATCAAT GCAATAAATTTTAGCACTGGGAGAGTAATCAGCAAACTTAACTTTGATGATGCGGTTACAGCTTTGGATATTGATCACACTGGGCAGCTTATTTTCGCTGGTGATGCCCAG GGTTACATATATACTGTTAGTGTGAATTCACATACAGGGTCACTCTCTAGAACTCACAAGAACAAGAGCAGTAAGAGCAAATCTCCTATTACAACAATCCAGTATCGCACCTTTTCTCTGGTAGCACGTTGTCCAGTACTTCTTTCTTGTGCTCAAGATGGATACCTGTCTTTCTTCAG TATTGCAACAGATGCTAAAGGATACTTGACTCTCATATCTTCTTTAAAACTGGCCTCACGGGTGCAGACTATCCGTGCTTCCTTCTGTCCATTTCTTTCCCTTGAGAAAGGAGAGTTCATAG TTACTGGCAGCGAGGATGCAAATGTTTACTTCTATGATTTGGCACGCCCAAAGAACTCGTGTGTGAATAAACTACAG GGACATGGCTCTCCAGTAATTGGAGTTGCCTGGAACCATGGGGAAAATTTGCTGGCCTCATCTGATTCAGATGGTACAGTTATTGTATGGAAGCGGGCGAAAACTAATTAG